From the genome of Meiothermus sp. CFH 77666:
CACATGAGCCTTGAGGAAGCGAAGCGGGTCGTTGAGGCCGTTGGTTCATTCGCATGGGTTCAATCATAAGAGCTACAGTCATTCTTGGCAGCAGCTCTGTAATTAGCCTTATTGCTAGTTTTCTGAGCAACAAAGCCTATGCAGTTTGGATTGGCCCGGATGGTTTGGGCCTTCTTGGGCTCTTTCAGAGTTTCCTAGGTATTACAGCCATTGGGGCTGGCATGGGATTGTCGTCCGGGTTGGTACGGTTGGGTGCCCCTCACGCCAAGGAGGAAGCTAGTAATTCACAGCTAATTGCGCTGCAACAGGCAGCTTGGCAAATCTACAGAATTACGCTATTGCTATGTACGACTATCATCCTCGCCTTCAGCCACCCGATTGCTGAGCATCTGCTCGCTAACAGCCCGGTTTGGGGTGTCGGAGTGTTAGCCTTTGGCCTAGCTCTTAGCCTTGCTGCCGGGATACAAATAGGTCTTCTCAATGCTTACCATCGCGTTGGCTTGCTAGCACAAGTGACTGCCTTGTCCAGCATTTTTGGTGCGGTTTGGGGTATTACGCTGGTGTGGTTTTGGAGAGAGAACGCTCTGCCCTGGGTGGTTCTTGGTATGCCTCTGGGCCAGTTCGTTCTTTCCCGAATTTTTCTGGGAAGACTGCGTATGCCCTTGATCAAGGCTAACTCTCGAGACATCAGAGCGGCTCGTATTGAGCTGCTGCGCTTCGGTCTCCCATTTGTGGGTAGTCAAATAGTAGGAAGCGCAGTGCAACTGGGGATGCCCTTTCTGGTACTGCATCAACTTGGTCAGATCGAGGTAGGCTACTACCGAGCCGCCATCCTGTTCTCCACGGCTTATATTGGGTTCCTGCTCAACGCCCTCGGTCAGGATTTTTACCCCAGGCTTTCAGCGCTTCAGAACAAACCTCAAGCTTTTTGTGCTGCCCTCGATCTCCAACAACGATTCGTCCTACTTTTAGGTAGCCCGCTGGTTGTGTTTTCGCTGGCCGTAGCCCCGTTGGCGGTTAGCGTTCTATTCTCCTCTGAATTCAGACCGACAGCCGATATACTACAATGGCATCTTTTGGGCGACTTGTTCCGGTTCGTGAGCTGGACACTTGGGTATGCTGTGCTTGCTGGTTTACCGAACCGCGCTTACCTCGTCACAGAGACGCTTGGTGGAGTCTGCTTGCTCATCTTCAGCCTGTGGGGTATGGATCGTTTTGGAACGAGTGGGCTGGGGGTTGGCTGGTTATTGACCTACTTTTGTTATCTAATAATCACAGGTATCGTGGTCGCATTCGGGCTGCGCTGGCGGCCCAGTCTTACAAATGTATTCTTGTTGTTATGTGCTATAGGTGTGGCTGCTGCAACCATCGCATTGCCAGAAGTCGGGAAGATTATGCTAACTTTGCTGTGGGGTTTGGTATGTATATCGCTGTTGCTAAGATACTTTGGGAAAGCGTCACTTAGTAGGAGTTAGTAATGAGTAGCCCCTTAGTTAGCGTCTTGATTCCAATCTTTAATCATGCGCAATATATCTCGCGCTGTCTTGACAGTCTGCTTGAGGATGGCTGGGACAACATCGAGGCATTAGTTGTAGATGACGGCTCAAGCGACAATTCCTTCGAAATCGCCCAGGAGTGGGCAGATAGACATTCAACAAAATTGACACGCTTTGAACTAACTCGGCAGCAGAACCAAGGCTTACCTCGTACCCTTAATCGTTTATTAGAAAGAGCAAAAGGCGAGTATATCGCTCTGCTGGCGAGCGACGACTACTTGCTTCAGGGTGGTATTGCTGCTCGTGTGAAGGCTTTGGAAGCCAACCCAGGATGGTTGGCGGTAATTGGCGATACCTACATTGTCGATCCTGCTAACAACCTTTTGGATACGAGCGGGGCTATCAGCTTTGCTAAGAGACAAGCATGGGTGTTCGACCATCCGAAAACCCTACGCCGCGAACTGTTGGTGCGCTGGTGGTCCCCAGGCCCATCAGTCATGTTGCGCAAAGGCACTTTTCATCCTGACCAGGTTGGCCTTTATGACGAATCTCTTTCATTTGAGGATCGTGATTATTACCTTAGACTTATCTCTCGTGATGGGTTAGGCTTTGTGAACTACCCTGTGGCAGCTTACAGGATAGATCCAGCCAGACTTTCGGCCCCGCCGCCAGAACATATATTGAGAGATGAAGTCCTATCTGAGCGAAAGAATGCCAGCAACTTTGGCTTGATCGAACGATTTATGCTTAGCATTCGTTCGCATAGAACAAAAGTGAAGCTCATGCTTCGCAGAGAGCCCAACAGCCTACCCAACAAGTTGCGGATGGCTGGTGTAAACGTTTTTTGGGCGTTGATTCGACTATACCACCTTTTGTATCTACATGTAGTTCATATGTTCCAGAGCCAGAGTAAATCATTCTCTTATGAATAGTACTGGGATCTGCAAATGATTCTCACCTCCTCAACAGCCCCAAAACGATTTGCTTTAAGTTTTGGTCTACTTACCTTCGGTTTATGGCTTATCTGCGTTTTCTCGCTTTTTGTACCCACACAAGTCTATGTTCTACTTTTCGCATCGTTTATATTTTGTGTTACCTTACTGGTCGTTTTTCGAATCAATGCCGGTTTGGCGAGACCTCGAGGTTTAGCCTTAGTGTTTATCGGGGTTACCTACATTGTGTGGGCGAGCTTAGTGTTTGCACTGAACCGGGAATTCTCAGTCCCTAAGCAGTATATAAAGTTAGTCCTTAACACGTCGTTCTTTGTTGCCTCAGTAGTGTTTTTCGAGCAACATAGACAACATTCAATCTGGATGCTTCGCTCGCTCAAACATCTCCTAGCCCTACTGATCGCGTTGAGCGCGGTTCAGGTTACTCTGAATGTGGCCCTGCTCAATGCCTGGCTTTGGCCGTTTAGTGGACAGATATCGAACTCTTCTGCTGCCTACTTGATCGCTACTCCAGGAGTATTTTTCGGAGGAGTGGAAAAAAATATCTGGGCTACCAAAATCGCCTTTGTGGTTATCTTATACATAAGTATTTCCTGGGTCGAGCGAAGGGTGAGCTTGTTGTCTTTAGTAATTATTGGACTAGGTTTGTTTTGTGTTTTGTATACCTTCGGACGAACGGCTCAATTGGCGACGTTTATTGGACTTGCCCTGTTCGGTTTATTGATAGTACTCAATTCGAGACAGCGGCTATATCGGCTTTTTCTATTCGGACTAATACTGCTATTGACACCATTTATCCTACAGTACTTGAGTAGCCTGCTACGATTTGATTGGTCTCTATTTGATCTTTCGCAGGATGCCCAGAAAGATGGTTTTCAGGGCCGTCTTTTGCTATGGATGTCTTTTTTGAGGAACCCCGGCGACTTCAATTATCTTTGGGGAAACGGCATTCAGTATGGCCGCTACTATTTTTCTGAGATCGTCTTTCTGGGTAACGACAACTTTCACAATGTCTTCTTGAACCACCTCGTGGACTTTGGTGCACTAGGGTTGTTGTTATATATATTTATGATTGCTACCATCTTCTCTCGCCCAGTGGCTTTATCCACTCGACTTCTTTTGCTGCTTCCACTGCTTGCCTGCGCTAGCCTTCAGTATGTGGGCTATGACAACGACATTATGGTATATTTATCAGCCTCATGGATAATATTGCAAGGTTCGATTTTGTCCTGCCCAAAAAGGAATTGTCCCACCCAAATTCAGGCGAAGGCTGAACTCTCTTATCGGCAAATATAGAACATATCTGCAGAACGTTATGAAAAAGCCACTGTTTACCTTAATTGTTGCCACGCTCGGGCGAGAAAGAGAGCTAGATTCGTTCCTGGATTCCGTTTCTAAACAGACTATCGACCTTTCTGAGATTCAAATTGTAATTGTAGATCAAAATAGCGACATTGACCTAGAGCCAGTTATCAATCAATATCAGAATCGTCTCCATATTTTGCACATGCGTAGCCCTAAACCTGGCCTCTCGCACAATAGGAATTTAGGTCTTGACGTGGCCAAAGGGCAGATTGTAGCTTTCCCGGACGACGACTGCTTGTACTATCCAGACACCCTTGACAAGGTTAGGGAGGCTTTTCGGCGAAACCCAACTAGCAATCTAATATTGGGCCGAATTGTGGATCGGAGCACGGGGAAACCGATGCTTCGCAAATGGCCAACCAGCCCAAAAATAGTCTCTAGGATGAATTTTTTGACCTACTACAGTTCCATAACTATTTTTGCAAAAAATTGCCCATATTTTGACGAGCGCTTGGGTGTGGGTACCTACTTTGGCTCGTATGAGGATGCAGACTTTGTTTATAGTGTTTTGTTGCGTGATAAGGGGGCAATTTATGACCCAACCATAGAGGTCTGGCACGAAGAGCAGAATATGCATGTGTTCAACGAAATAAAGATTTGGCAGTATGGTCTGGGTTTCGGAGCCCTGACGAGGAAGCACTTGTCTTTTGTGATGGTGTATTGGTTGTTGGGTGTACTGACTTACCACACTCTGGGTCTGTTGCGAGCGTTCCTCAGGTCGGATTCTGGCGAAGTACGCAAACGCTGGCTCTCGATAGCCTCCAGAATTCAAGGCTTTCTGCGTTTTCCGAGAACTCCAGAGAACTAAGATGAGAAAGTTAGGCTTGATTATTCCTACTTTGAATGCTGGCAAAGCGTTTCATAAATGGATTGAGGCATGTAGCTCCCAAACCGTCAAACCACAGTATATCTTGGTCATAGATTCAGCCTCTGACGATGAAACTGCTGCTTTGGCATCCCAGGCTGGATTCATGGTTCATCGCATAGACCGACTTGCATTTGATCACGGCGGCACTCGTCAGGTCGGAATCGAACTGTTACCTGATGCAGACTTACTTATATTTATGACACAAGATGCCGTTCTGGCGAGACCAGACGCGCTGGAGTACCTGATCAACGTCTTTGAGGAACCCACTGTGGGTCTGGCCTATGGTCGCCAGTTGCCTTATCCAGATGCAGGTCCCATAGGAACCCATGCGCGATTGTTCAACTACCCCGAACGTTCGGAGGTTCGTAGCCAGCAAGATATTGCCTCTAAGGGGTTCAAGGCGGCCTTTAACTCCGACTCGTTTGCTTGCTACCGGAAAAGTGCGCTCGAGCAAGTGGGGGGGTTTCCCCGCAACATTATCTTTGGAGAGGATTCCTATGTGGCGGCCAAGATGCTTCTTTCTGGCTGGAAGGTGGCCTATGTTGCAGAAGCCCAGGTCTATCATTCGCACGACTACACCCTGAGGCAAGAGTTTCAGCGCTACTTCGATATTGGGGTCTTTCATTCCAGAGAGCGATTGCTGCTGGAGGCGTTTGGTAGCGTAGAAGGCGAGGGCCTGCGGTTTGTGCGCTCTGAGCTAACCTACTTGCTGCAAAAGGCACCCCAAAAGATTCCCTCCGCACTGTTACGCACTGTACTCAAGTATGCAGCGTATCGCCTGGGCCGCCTGGAGGCTTTCCTGCCCAACCGCTTGAAACAACACTTGGCCATGAATAAAAAGTACTTCCAGAAGAGCTGAGTGAAATCCTTTAGCATGTAGGCCTGGAGGTGTATGCAAGCGCTGAGCCATGAAACCCTATCCAGCTCTCCAGCCGTTCTGGCCTCTCCCCGCCGCACGGCTTGGGTGTTGCTGCTGACAGATGCTATTGCTGTAGTAGCTTCCTTTTTGCTGGCGGTTTTGCTGCGTTATGTATGGGATCGTTCCCTGCTGTGGGAGCTATACCTTGATCTGTGGCCTGCGCTTTTGCTGTTTCCCCTGGCCTACGGTTTAGCCGGGTTGTACGGAATGGGAATTGCACCGCCAGAGGAGCTGCGCCGTCTGAGTTATGCCACAAGTCTGGTCTTTATAGTGCTGGGCAGTGCAACTTTTATGTACAAGGCCGGGGCCGACTACTCGAGGGGGGCTTTTGTGTTTGCCTGGGGCCTGATGCTGTTTCTGGTACCGTTGGGGCGGGCTCTGGTACGCGAGTTATGGGCACGCAAGCCCTGGTGGGGGGTTCCGGTGGTAGTGCTAGGCGCAGGCCAGACTGGGCAAAACGTGCTACGGGCTTTGAATAAGCAGCCAGGCCTGGGCCTGAAGCCTGTGGGGCTGCTGGACGACGATCCGGCGAAGCAAGGCCAGCAAGTCGAGGGGGTGCGGGTGCTGGGAGGACTGGATCGGGCTGCCGAACTGGCCCGCCAGGGAGTAGCGTATGCCATCGTCGCCATGCCAGGGGTACCCAGAAACCAGCTTCTCGAGCTGCTGGAGCGGCATGGTGCGGCATTCCCTCATCTCCTTTTGGTGCCAGACCTGTTTGGCCTCTCGAGCCTGTGGATTTCGGCACGGGATCTGGGGGGTGTATTGGGCCTCGAGGTGCGGCAGCGGCTTTTACAGCCAGGGCCACGCTGGATCAAACGGGCTATGGACATAACTTTCTGTTTGGTGCTAGCCCCGGTCTTGGGACTGGCAGTGGCTATATTGGGTTTACTGGTGCGACTGGATTCACCGGGCTCCGTTTTTTATGGGCACAAGCGCTTGGGCTTTCGATCCAAAATGTTTCAGGCTTGGAAGTTCCGTTCCATGGTGCAGAATGCTGACCTGAAGTTAGAGGAGTACTTGAATCAACATCCGGAATTGCGAATCGAGTGGCAACGGGATCAAAAACTCAAAAACGATCCCCGCATCACCCGAGTGGGGGGTTTTCTGCGCAAAACCAGCCTGGACGAGCTCCCCCAACTTTGGAATGTTCTTCGGGGAGAAATGAGCTTGGTGGGCCCTCGGCCCATTGTGGAAGAGGAAATACGGCGCTATGGCCCACTTTTTGACCTCTACACAAGGGTTCGACCTGGACTGACAGGGCTTTGGCAGGTTTCGGGTCGCAACGACACCACTTATGCCGAGCGTGTAGCGATGGATGCTTATTACGTGCGCAACTGGTCGCCCTGGCTAGACCTGTACATTCTGGCTCGGACGGTATGGGTAGTTTTATTTGCCAAAGGAGCTTATTAGCCTTGAGATGGCTCAGTGCTGCGCCTTTCATGCTATTGCCCTTGCAGCCCACGTGGTTTGTGGCTTTGGCCGGGATTGTCGGCGTGTGGTGTGTGATTCAGGGTCACCGGCCTATGGCGGGACTGTTCGGGTTGATCGCGTTTTTAGGTATGGTGGGCCAGTTTTTTGCTCCTGCAAGCCTCTATTCAATGCCCGCCTTACCAGCTTATGTCAAGAATTTGGCATCCGAAGGTGAGGTGCAAAATCTAATCAGGCTTCCTGATCTGAACGCTTTGCACGGTTGGAACAATATTGATGAAAGAGGTGGGTGGGCGGTTCCTCAAGGTGACGGATTCTGGAGATTACCACGATATAACCCTCAGTCGCGTCGTGAACAGTTGGAGTTCCTGACTGATCATCAATATCCTCTCGAGCCTGGTCGAACCTATACCCAAAGCTTTTATCTGCGTCACGACGGGCAACAGGCCAACCTACAAATCACCTTCTTTACCTATCAGGGTCATCATCCTGTACCCACCCAGATGAACATGGTAGCACCGGGAGTATACCGTGTTTGGGGTAGCTATACCGCAAGAGAGGGTGATGTTTCCTTACGAGCAATTGATTTTTTGAACCAAGGGGGCGACTTTACCTACCTTGATGTGGGCTGGGCGCAGCTCGAGGTGGGCACGGTACCCACGGCCTACCGGCCGGGTCCCACGGGCGAGCTATCTAATTTTCAGCGTGCCTGGGCGTGGGCAAGCCAGATAATGCTAGGTTGGTTGGTATTCACGGGTGTGGGTTTTTGGCGCAGATACCTTGAGGCCCGCTGGGTAGTGGGGTTTCTGCTGTTAGGGTTGGCAATACATCTCGGTTATGCGCTTTGGCAACTTCAGGATCACAACCTGGAACGTACCTGGGGATTCACGCCACAGCCCAATCTACTAGGCCACACAGCGGTTATGTCCGCTGGGCTGGTGCTTATGCTGGGTGGCTGGCGGGTTGGCTTACTGGGCTTGTTGGGGGCGGGCTTGGGGGTGGTGGTCTCTGGGAGCCGGACGGCCTTTCTGGCCCTTTTAGTTCTTGGGATGTTCTGGATGTGGAGTCTGCCCAGAGGGCGTCGGTGGGTATTTATTACAATGAGTTTTCTGGCGCTGGCGTTCTGGCGCTGGCCGGAGGTGTTAGGTAGACTGGGACAACTGGGAGTGGACTCCAGTGGACAGTCTCGTTTGCAGTTCTGGCAGGTGGCCTGGGAGGCTTTTCTTCAGCACCCCTGGTTTGGTGTGGGTTGGGGGCATTTCCCTTTATTTTTTCAAATGAATTTGCCCAAGGATTTCATCGAGTTTCCGACCCACGCCCACAACCTGCTGCTGTCTCTGCTGGCCGAAGGAGGGCTGGTGCTGGTAGGGGCTTACTTGTTTTTGACCCTGGCGGTGCTCTACAAACTTGTAGTGCATAAAGCCTGGCCAGCAATGGCATTGTGGGGATTGGCTTTGGGGCTTAATATCCTAGACTACACCTTTTTCTATGCGGGTGTGTTTGGTTCGCTCTGGGTGGGAGTGGGCTGGGTACTGGGGAATGTACAATACCGACGTGAATGAACCGATGTCATCTGCCGACGAGATCACTTTGCGCGACCTTTACCTGGTGCTGCGGCGCAATTCGCGCCTGGTTATAGGGCTGCCAGTCATACTGGTTTTGCTCACCCTAATCGGAAGTTTGCTCTGGCCCAAAACCTACACCAGCCAGGTGGTGGTCAGTCTATCGCTCTCCAACCAGTCCAGTCAGGGCCTGCTCAACAACCTGCCCTCGCTGGCAGGGCTGGCCCAGGGGTTTGTGGATTTGCAACAGACCAAACTGCTGGCCAACCAGTTGGGGGTAGACGACCCCACCCGCTTCTACAAGGCCCGCTTCGACGAAAAGCGCGGGCTGCTCTTTTTAACGGCCCAGGGTCGCACGGCTGCCGAGGCCGGGGAACGGGCTGAGCGGATTTTGCAGGTAGCCCGTAGCTACCTCGAGCGCAACCTGCTGGAAGGGGCCCAGGCCAACCTGCGGGCAACCCAAACCCAGGCCCGCCTGGACCTTCGGGCCGCACAGGACGGGCTCAAGGGCATCCAGGCGCAGCTCAAAATTGCTCCTGATCGGGCTGTTTCCGATGCCACCATTGCGGCGGGCCTCGAGGCCCGGGGCAACGACCCCCAAACGGCCCGTGCCAGCAACCCGGCCTACACCAGCCTGAGCCTGGACGAGTCCCGCCTACGCTCCCAGATTGCCCAGCTCGAGGCCCGCATCACCACCCTGACCGACTTCCTGAAGCAACCCGAGGCTATCGGTCAGCTGGTCAGCCAGGCCCTCTTGGTACAGGTGCTGGTGCCCCCCGCCGAACCGCTGCGCCCCAGCTTCCCCAGGCCCTTGCTGTTCACCGTAGTGGCTGGGGTTCTGGGCTTGCTCCTGGGTGTTATCTGGGCGTTTGTGGCCGAGGCGGTCAAGCCCCAACCGGTTCTCGAGCCCCACCGTTCGGAGCTGGAGGTAAGGTGAACCGAGCCAAAGACTGGCTCGAGCAGGCCCGGGCCAACCTGGGCCATGCCGAGCGCAGTCTGGCCTTTGGAGACTACGCCTGGGCTTGCTTTGCAGCCCAACAGGCAGCCGAAGCAGCTCTCAAAGCCCTGCATCTTCATCTGGGGCAGGTGGTCTGGGGCCACTCCCTCCTGGATTTGCTGGGGGCCCTGCCAGCAGCGGCCAGTGTGCCAAACTCGTTGTTGGATGTGGCCCGGGTTCTGGATAAGTATTACATCCCAACCCGTTATCCAGATGCCCACCCCGCCGGTCCGGCGGCCAGGCACTATACTGCGGGGGAGGCTGAGGCTGCGGTGCGCCTGGCTGTCGAGGTGGTGCATTTTTGTGCTGCGCGTATGGAAAGCTGAACCCGAACGCTGGCGTTCTGAACTCTCGGTCTGGGCCCGGAGCCTATCTGAGCGAAGCGAAGTGTTGGCGGTGGTGCTGTTTGGCTCCCTGGCCCAGGGGCGGGCTACTGCGATGAGCGACGCCGATGTTTTGATTGTTCTGCGGGAGAGCGCACTGCCGTTTGCGGAGCGGATGGTTGTCTACAAGCCCCAGGGCCTGAGCATCGGGGTTGAGGTTTTTCCGTACACCCTGGAGGAAGCCCGGCAAAGCTGGCGGGAGGGCTGGGGAATGGTACGGCCCGCCTTGCAAGAAGGTGTGGTGCTTTTTGAGCGACCTGGTGCCCTGGCTCAAGTGAAAAGGCTCGAGACCGAAGAGGCGAGCCCGAACCACCTGAAATTCAGGTGAACAGGCTCGAGATCGAAGATGCGAGCCTGAGCCACTGAGGGTTAGGTGAACAGGCTCGAGACCGACTCCCCCCGGTGAATCCGCCAGATGGCTTCGGCGAAGAGCGGCCCCACGCTCAGTTGCTTAATTTTGGAGCTGGGCCGGGCGTTGTAGGTGCAGGTATTGGTGGCGGCCACCTCCAGAATGGGGCCTTTTTCAATTCGATCAATGGCGGGCCCCACATACACCCCGTGCGTAAAGGCCGCGTACACCGCCTGGGCTCCATTCTGTGTGAGCGATTCGGCGGCCTGGATCAGGGTGCCTGCGGTGGAGACCTCGTCGTCAACGATCAGGGCGGTCTTGCCGCGCACATCGCCCACCAGCCCCCTCGAGGTCACCTCGGTATCGGAGAGGCGCTGCTTGTCAATGAACGCAATGGGCAGGGCCAGTCGGCGGGCCAGAGAGCTGGCCCGCTTGATGTCCCCTGCATCGGGCGCAACCACTACGGCGTTTTCCAACCTGTCTACCTGGGTGGCAAAGTAGTTGGCAATTACCGGCTCCGCCGACAGGTGGTCTACCGGAACCTTGAAAAAGCCGTGTACCTGCGCCGAATGGAGCGTCATGGTCAGCACCCGGTCGGCGCCTGCGGCCTGAATCAGGTCGGCGACCAGGCGGGCCGCAATGGAAATGCGGGGTGCGTCTTTCTTGTCGCTGCGGGCGTAGGCGTAGTAGGGAATCACGGCCGTGACCCGCGCCGCGCTGCTGCTCTTGGCGGCATCTATCATCATCAGGAGCTCCACCAGGTGATCCTGCACCGGAGGGGTGAGCGACTGAATGATGAAAATATCGCCCTCGCGCAGGCTCTGCTCGTAGCGGACGAAGAGGCAGTCGTTGGCGAAGCGCTCGGTGGTGCTTTTGCCCAGGGGCACCCCCAGGTTCTCGGCTATTTCCAGGGCCAGGGGCCGGTTGGACTGTCCACTAAAAACCATCAGAGGTCGTTCCATATGCCGCCTGAAAGCATACAACGCAGAAAGCGATGGGCGGTGATACGAACCTCCCCAAACCGCGACCCGGTCGCCTTATCCTATTTTATAACGTCTTTATCTGAACACCTGGCCAATCATGGGAGCGATGAAGTTGGGAACAGGGGTTAGGGGATAGGGGACAGGCCTTTGAAAACCGCAACCCTTCTCCTGCTGCCCGCTCTCAGCTTGGGTGTCGTGGAAAGTTGGGTATATGACTAAAGTTGTTACAGCCGCTCTATTTCGGTTTGCAGGCCAGTGGTGACCTCCGGGCCAGACTCGTGCAGGAACACATTAATCTCGCTGCGAATGCCAAAAGGGCCGGGGTAGACCCCTGGCTCGATGGTGAAGCCCAGGCCGGGAATCAGGGGGCGGGTGTCGTGGGTCTCGAGGTCGTCCAGATGGGTTCCGTTGCCGTGGGTGGCGCTATAGCCCAGGTGGTGGCCGGTGCGGTGCAGAATGTGGGCTCCCATACCAGCCTTTTCGATGACCTGGCGGGCGGCGCGGTCGAGTTCGTAGCCCCTGGGTCTACGGCCCTGGGCCAACGACTGACGACAAACCTCGAGGGCCGTGTCCCTCGCCTCCTGCACCACCATCCAGGCTTCCTGAACCCGATCCGAGACCTCCCACCCGGCCATCCAGGTCACATCGGCGTAGGGGCCCTCCGGCTCCTTGCACCACAGGTCAATCAGCATGACCTGCCCCCGCTCCAATCGGCTTTCCCCCACGGTGTGGTGGGGGTTGGCCGCATTGGGGCCGTAGGCCACCATAGGAGGGTGATCAAAGACCAGGCCCCTAGCTTCGAAGACCTTGCTAATCTCGGCCTGCACCTCCCGTTCAGAAGGCGGCTGGTCGAGCCGGGCCCGCACAAAGCCCAGGGCATGTTCCAGCGCTGCGCGAATGCCCTGAGCAGCCCGCTTGTGAGCGGCCAGGTCGGCGGGCGCCCAGGTCTGGAACTGCAGCAGGATTTCTGCCGAAGAGATCACCTCGAGGCCCATCCCGCGCAGCAGTTCCAGGGTTCCGGCATCGATGCGGGAAAGGTAGGGAATGCCCCCGCCGGGGTGATATTCCATGGCGATACGCCCCAGTGGGGCGACGTGGGTCTGCAGGGCATGGGCGAATTGTTCCCAGCTCGAGAACACCACCCACTGCCCCGGCAGGTTGGGAAAGCTACTCTTCTCGATGGCATGAACGATCAAAACGGGTTCACCCTGCGCGGGGATCAGATACGCAAAGCGGCGGCTGAGCATGCGGCCTTGCAACCCCAGGGCTTCCAGGGCGAGCACATTGCTCCCCTGAAAACTGTAGAGCAGCCAACCGGGTATGCGGGCCTCTTGCAGGGCTTGTTGGGCTTTAGCGATGTCCATGAGTCCATACTAAGGGGAACCGGGGACAGGTTTCACGGAGCCGAAGGCATAGAGTCTGAGGCGAGAGTAAAGCTGGACTCGGTTTTTATCCGCGCCGCCAGGCCTTTTGCCAGGCGAAGCAAGCGGCCCTGTACCCTCAACCCTGGACGCTGGGCTACCTGGCGTGTACTTGCTTACGTTTTGGTGAGGGTTCCGTGCTACTCTTAGGAAGGAGGTTTTCTGTGGTTCAGGAGCAGACCGTGCTTTCCATTACCCCCTTGGCCGCCGAACGGGCCAGGGAGATTTTGAATCGGTACAACAAGCCTAATGCGGCGATTCGCGTTTTCATCAAGTCGGGCGGCTGTAGCGGTTATCAGTACGGCATGGCCGTGGACGAGCGGGAGCTCGAGGGGGATACCACGGTGGAAATGCACGGGGTGCGGCTGGTGGTAGATCGCATGTCCCTGCCCCTGCTGGCGGGCTCAGAGGTGGACTGGGTAGAAAATCTGATGGGTGGGGGTTTTAGCGTCAACAACCCACAGGCTACGTCTTCTTGCGGCTGCGGCCACTCCTTCCGCACCGATGGCGCCAAGGTGCCCAACGGTGAAGGCGGCAGTTGCTGCAGCAGCTAGACGACTTTTGCCCGCATATGCATTTCCGGGGACGCGCTGCAGGGCTAAGCTAAGCGTTGGTCGGCAGTGAGCCTTGGCAAGCCCAAAAAACATCAAATGTAACTCGCGCTATAAACCAATATCTCGATGGGTTTTTCCATCCACCAATCGGTGGATGGATTGTGTTTGCGTGTTCGTATATCTGTCCTGGAGAATAAACGCTTTGAGTCTGAAAGGGACAGGTCTAAGTTTGCCCCCAGTTTGACGTGTTTTGCCAGATGGCTATAATAGGGGCGGCAAATGCCAAGCAATAAAAGATTCTGCGACGCAGAATCCCAAAGGAGGCTAGATGAATCGCTTTAGCAAGATTGTTGCACTTGGTCTAACCCTGGTGGCCGGTGCAGCCATGGCTGGCCCGGCTGACAACAGCCTGGTCATTGGGACTTCCCAGGAGCCACGGGTGCTCGGGGGCGACTTCCTTAACGTGATCTCCAACCAGTCCATCAAGGTTGAGATTGAGAACTACCTGTTCTCACCCCTCATCGTTCAG
Proteins encoded in this window:
- a CDS encoding O-antigen ligase family protein, with translation MILTSSTAPKRFALSFGLLTFGLWLICVFSLFVPTQVYVLLFASFIFCVTLLVVFRINAGLARPRGLALVFIGVTYIVWASLVFALNREFSVPKQYIKLVLNTSFFVASVVFFEQHRQHSIWMLRSLKHLLALLIALSAVQVTLNVALLNAWLWPFSGQISNSSAAYLIATPGVFFGGVEKNIWATKIAFVVILYISISWVERRVSLLSLVIIGLGLFCVLYTFGRTAQLATFIGLALFGLLIVLNSRQRLYRLFLFGLILLLTPFILQYLSSLLRFDWSLFDLSQDAQKDGFQGRLLLWMSFLRNPGDFNYLWGNGIQYGRYYFSEIVFLGNDNFHNVFLNHLVDFGALGLLLYIFMIATIFSRPVALSTRLLLLLPLLACASLQYVGYDNDIMVYLSASWIILQGSILSCPKRNCPTQIQAKAELSYRQI
- a CDS encoding glycosyltransferase family 2 protein, with the protein product MRKLGLIIPTLNAGKAFHKWIEACSSQTVKPQYILVIDSASDDETAALASQAGFMVHRIDRLAFDHGGTRQVGIELLPDADLLIFMTQDAVLARPDALEYLINVFEEPTVGLAYGRQLPYPDAGPIGTHARLFNYPERSEVRSQQDIASKGFKAAFNSDSFACYRKSALEQVGGFPRNIIFGEDSYVAAKMLLSGWKVAYVAEAQVYHSHDYTLRQEFQRYFDIGVFHSRERLLLEAFGSVEGEGLRFVRSELTYLLQKAPQKIPSALLRTVLKYAAYRLGRLEAFLPNRLKQHLAMNKKYFQKS
- a CDS encoding oligosaccharide flippase family protein — its product is MGSIIRATVILGSSSVISLIASFLSNKAYAVWIGPDGLGLLGLFQSFLGITAIGAGMGLSSGLVRLGAPHAKEEASNSQLIALQQAAWQIYRITLLLCTTIILAFSHPIAEHLLANSPVWGVGVLAFGLALSLAAGIQIGLLNAYHRVGLLAQVTALSSIFGAVWGITLVWFWRENALPWVVLGMPLGQFVLSRIFLGRLRMPLIKANSRDIRAARIELLRFGLPFVGSQIVGSAVQLGMPFLVLHQLGQIEVGYYRAAILFSTAYIGFLLNALGQDFYPRLSALQNKPQAFCAALDLQQRFVLLLGSPLVVFSLAVAPLAVSVLFSSEFRPTADILQWHLLGDLFRFVSWTLGYAVLAGLPNRAYLVTETLGGVCLLIFSLWGMDRFGTSGLGVGWLLTYFCYLIITGIVVAFGLRWRPSLTNVFLLLCAIGVAAATIALPEVGKIMLTLLWGLVCISLLLRYFGKASLSRS
- a CDS encoding glycosyltransferase — translated: MSSPLVSVLIPIFNHAQYISRCLDSLLEDGWDNIEALVVDDGSSDNSFEIAQEWADRHSTKLTRFELTRQQNQGLPRTLNRLLERAKGEYIALLASDDYLLQGGIAARVKALEANPGWLAVIGDTYIVDPANNLLDTSGAISFAKRQAWVFDHPKTLRRELLVRWWSPGPSVMLRKGTFHPDQVGLYDESLSFEDRDYYLRLISRDGLGFVNYPVAAYRIDPARLSAPPPEHILRDEVLSERKNASNFGLIERFMLSIRSHRTKVKLMLRREPNSLPNKLRMAGVNVFWALIRLYHLLYLHVVHMFQSQSKSFSYE
- a CDS encoding glycosyltransferase family 2 protein, translating into MKKPLFTLIVATLGRERELDSFLDSVSKQTIDLSEIQIVIVDQNSDIDLEPVINQYQNRLHILHMRSPKPGLSHNRNLGLDVAKGQIVAFPDDDCLYYPDTLDKVREAFRRNPTSNLILGRIVDRSTGKPMLRKWPTSPKIVSRMNFLTYYSSITIFAKNCPYFDERLGVGTYFGSYEDADFVYSVLLRDKGAIYDPTIEVWHEEQNMHVFNEIKIWQYGLGFGALTRKHLSFVMVYWLLGVLTYHTLGLLRAFLRSDSGEVRKRWLSIASRIQGFLRFPRTPEN